atatatatatatatatatatatattgtggtGGGAGAAAGCTACATGCATAAACCGCACGTGGAACGATGATACacccaacaaacaaacaattatAACAACAAGGAATAGCATTTCACGCACAAATATAGATGTCCACATAGAataaactttttaaaaaaatacttAAAAAAACTAATTGTATGAATAACACATGAATTCCCTTTCCCCACCCTGCTCCAATGGATGCCCTCGCACTATCCCCggtacaaaagaaaaagataaaacgaaaaccaaaaaacaacaacaacaataacaataaggaaaagaacagaTCACTCCCCACCCCCCTCAATCACcctatttccccttccccaaaATGACCCCAAATACACGGCATTCGGTTCCCTACCAAAAGACCAACGAGAACCCTCAACATTCACACGACGCaaacgcaaacacaaacCCATATAAAGACAAGCATACGGATAATGAAAGACAtttatagtaataataataaaaaactaTTGTCACGGACGCAATCAGCCCCACTACAACAGGGAGCAGAGTCGTCTTCCAACACCCAACCACTcctgaaagaaagaaaaagagaagtcgCCCTCAcataaaacaataataagtGGTCGGATGAAaataagaagggaaaaaaaagaagacgtGGAAAGAATAGTGGGTAAAACGAGACATTTAAACGCGATAACCAGacggaaagaaaggaagagataTATAAGAAACGTAGCGCAAACTAAGGgctggaaaaagaagaaatgtcaATACTCGCACATTACTTCCGTCCCGGCACCCACACTTACAACCGATACGTCGAAACGCACCACAATAGACataaacatttaaaaaagacataaaatcaaaacaaactGGCCCTTCACCGGTACAACACGTGCTTGCAAcctgtacaaaaaaaaaaaatatgtattaATGTACAgtcacacacacgcaaaacaaaagaaccaATGCACAACCAGAGGTCGAGAACCCACAAAATGATCTCAAACAGCACAAACCAATTCACTGCATGACATCGAATTGACAACTTGACAACGATAAACTTTCTACATGATTACACACGAACCTGTGCATCCCACCTCCCGGCGACGACCAGACAGCTCCCGCTTCATCTGACGTTCCAACCCACACGCGTGCACCTCTCCATCATGTGAAAGGCTACGAAGAAGCGTAGACTGTGTTTCCGTCTGATTTGGGGGACCTTCAGATACACAGTATCCATTTTCATGCAAAGCTGAAAAAGGTTCTGGCTCGGTCCCTCCAACCAATACAACATCCGAGCACCAGGGAGCACTCCCGTCTTCGCACTCTGTTGGTCCCCGCACGGCATCAACGGTATTTCTTCGGGCGGCGGAATTACGTCTTGATGCAACAGCGACACCCACCAAACTGGGAGTTCGCTTTACAACCACAGCACTCGGTGATGTGGTGCCTCCAACGGCAATATTAGATCGCTCCCCCAATGCTCTTATGGGAGAGCGCATACGGAAGAATGCACTGCCAGGTCGTCCGTCAAACGATGTAAAACACGGCGTCAAGGAAGGGGGTGTAGCAAACTCTATCGAGGAGGTCAAGGTTACCGGCGCGGGAAGTCTTCTCTTTGAGAAGTTACTTATCATTAGAATCATGACACGCAACGCATGCAATACCTCATTTGTGCGTAACGCGGAAACTTCCACAACAGGAAGTGTAGAAGAAATCGCGTCACGCACCAGTTTGGCAAATCcctcagcctccacaaccTTTTTCCTGTTCATGTGCTGCATCTTCAGCGAAAGTGCCGAGAGACATGACCTTGCAACGGCTTCCGCCTCTGGCATAGTGACCACACGACTACGACGGTCGTCCCGCTTCGTTCCCACCAGCAGAATGGGCATCGCAGCCTTAACCCCAATATTGTGACGCGCTTCCCTCAACTCTTTTACCCACCCAACTACAGATGCTAGGGACTCCTTGTCCGTCGTTGAGTAGAAAAGCAGAACACCGTCCGCGCGCGCGAGATAGAGCAACCGGTGGCGCACAAACGCCTCACTTCCAGAGGAGTCGCATAGATGCAAAACATAATTCCTGCCGTCCACTGTCGTTCTGTGTATAAACGTCTCCAGGGTCGTCGGCACGTAATCGCTACGGAATGTCCCTTTCATCACCTGGTCAATGAAGGTGCTCTTACCAACACGTTCACATCCAAGAACGACTACATTATATAACGTCGGAACAGAGGCGTATTTTTGCGCACTCCCATCACCACGTAGGTTCATCCTAGAGGCTTCACAAGAGCACAGTGTAACAAGTTCGAGTTAAACGAGGGGGCGGGTTATGACCAACGCCATGAGCAGATGGAAAGGGGGTTCGTGCAGACTGAGtaaaatggaagaaagaggCATTAGACATATAAAGGATAATCCCACGTCAATGACAGAATATCAGGGTGTGAGGTGGTGATGCCTGAGTGATTCAACACCCCCGCAGGGAAGAGAAATTACGGAATAACACATGTAAAGGCATGCGGACAACAAATCCACCACCATGTGGCACGTCAACAGTCACATCACAACCTGAGAGTGCATATAAACGAGCAAGCAACACCTCAGTGGATACACACTGTCTTGCAGCGGTTTCGTCGCACGAGCACTTATGCCCCAGAGTA
This region of Trypanosoma brucei gambiense DAL972 chromosome 10, complete sequence genomic DNA includes:
- a CDS encoding GTPase, putative; the encoded protein is MNLRGDGSAQKYASVPTLYNVVVLGCERVGKSTFIDQVMKGTFRSDYVPTTLETFIHRTTVDGRNYVLHLCDSSGSEAFVRHRLLYLARADGVLLFYSTTDKESLASVVGWVKELREARHNIGVKAAMPILLVGTKRDDRRSRVVTMPEAEAVARSCLSALSLKMQHMNRKKVVEAEGFAKLVRDAISSTLPVVEVSALRTNEVLHALRVMILMISNFSKRRLPAPVTLTSSIEFATPPSLTPCFTSFDGRPGSAFFRMRSPIRALGERSNIAVGGTTSPSAVVVKRTPSLVGVAVASRRNSAARRNTVDAVRGPTECEDGSAPWCSDVVLVGGTEPEPFSALHENGYCVSEGPPNQTETQSTLLRSLSHDGEVHACGLERQMKRELSGRRREVGCTGSCVIM